The DNA sequence AATAATAATTTCAACTCCTTAATCAATTCCATGAAGAAGAACCCGTTTTTGACTTTCTTTTGTATCATATCAACGTCTTTCTAGAAGGCTCGTGATTTAATAAAAAAGAAACCAAATCCAGTACTTTTTGATTCTAAAATAATTTAGTTTACCACCTTTTTTCACCACCCCCTCATTCTCAATCGTTTAACAAGAACATGTTATGGTAAAACAACTATATATTTACAATTAAAATTTTACTGTAAATAAAAAAAAGGAACTTTATTACCATATCAAAAATAGGCATTTATTCATAAAAATCAATCCATTCGTTTCCTGCTATTCCTTTCATGCCGAAAAAACACTGAAAAGCGAGTACAGCATTCGAGCCCGCAGCATTTTATCAGAACGACGAAACCACTCTAAGGGAACACGATGGGGAGACGGCCATCTTCCTCTTTTTTCGCTCGATCTTTCCGGACCAAGACGATTTTCTTATCCGTCCATCCGCGCCCCTTCTTTCACGCATTGCCGTTTTCATCCGTCGGCTGCCGAGCCCCGATTTCCGCCGGGTGCGCAAATCGTAGCCCTCGTCATTTTTGCTCGTATGAATGATGTCTTCGTTCGCTCCGATTTTGCTCGCCCGTTTCAGCTCCTCATCCGGCACGAACCGATCCATTGACAAGACCTCTTTTCACGCTCCTCGCCGCGTTGTCCACATGAAGCGCTCGAGGAGTCGTTTTTTCTTTATCATCCCCCCAAGCCGCTTTATCATCCGCCGAAAAAAGAGAATTGACAGCCTAGCGATTGTTCGGTACGATTTTGTTAACGAACAAAAAAAGGAGGTTTACATATGGAGCGACGGACTTCGCTTCGACCGATTGACATGACGCTCGCCGCCATGTTCGTCGCCTTGATGGCGATCGGGGCGAACATTACGTCGTGGGCGCCGTTTCTTGTCGTCGGCGGTGTTCCCATTACGCTGCAGACGTTTTTCTGCGTCTTGGCCGGAGCGGTGCTCGGGCGGCGGCTCGGTGCGGTGGCGATGATTGTGTACATGCTCGTCGGCCTCGCCGGTGTGCCGGTGTTTGCTAAATTCAACGGCGGACTGTCGATGATTTTCCAACCGACATTTGGCTTCATTCTTTCGTTTATCGTTGCCGCTTATGCGACCGGATGGGTCATCAACCGCGGCCCGCAGCCGGCGTCAAAAGCTCGTTTCGTCACCGCCGCACTCGTTGGCATGGTCATCAACTATGTCATCGGCACGAACTGGATGTACATGGCGTACAAACTATGGGCGGAAGCGCCGGAAGGGCTTTCGTACGGCATGGTGTGGGGCTGGATGCTTGCCCCGCTGCCGAAAGACATTTTGTTGTCGATCGTCGCCGGCTTGATCGCCCCAAGGATTTGCCGGGCGATCGGACGCTCCTCCGCCGCGGACCGTTCGGCGGCCTAAACACGAAAAGAGTCTGACCCAAAAGGGAAATTTTCCTTAAACAAAACACAACATAGGAAAAACAATAAGAAAGGGTGTCCCGATCTGTTGGGACACCCTCTTTCATTCGTTAGAAAAATAAACGGAGAACCTGGTACACAAACCCAGCAATCAACGCTGACACTGGCAAGGTGATGATCCATGTCAGCACAATGCGGCGGGCGACGCCCCATTTGACGCCTTTCACCCGTTGGGCGGCGCCGACCCCCATGATGGCCGAGGAAATGACGTGCGTCGTACTGACTGGCAAATGCAACAACGTGGCGGAAAAAATGACGAGCGCCGAGGATAAGTCCGCTGCCGCCCCATTGACAGGGCGGATTTTCATAATTTTTCCACCGACCGTTTTGATGATCTTCCATCCGCCGACAGCCGTCCCCAATCCCATGGCTAAGGCGGCAGAAATGCGCACCCATTCCGGCACGACATCTGAGTGGTGCATTTCGGCAGCGATCAGCGCCATCGTAATGATGCCCATCGTTTTTTGGGCGTCATTCGTTCCATGCGTATACGCCTGCAATGCAGCCGTTACAACTTGAAATAGACGAAACCCTTTGGTTGTTCTTGTTAAATTGGCGTCTTTAAATAAGAAACGAAACAAACTCATAATGACAAACCCAACACCCATCGCCAAAAATGGAGAAATAATCAATGATTCCAAAATTTTAAGAAAACCTTGGTAGTGGATTACATCCCAGCCAGCGGCGGAAATGGCTGCCCCAGCGACCGAACCGATGAGTGCATGCGACGAGCTGCTCGGAATGCCATAATACCACGTAATTAAGTTCCAGGCAATGGCAGCAACCAGCGCTGCCAAAATGACGAGAGAACCGTTCTCAAGGGTGAATGGATCGACAATGTCTTTCGTAATCGTTTTCGCGACACCGGTGAAGGTGAGCGCGCCGATAAAGTTCATCGTTGCAGCCAAAATAATGGCTTGGCGCGGCGTGAGCGCTCTCGTCGACACCGACGTCGCAATGGCGTTCGCGGTATCGTGGAACCCGTTAATAAAGTCAAACGCCAACGCGAAAACCACAATGAATATCGTCAAGACTAAAATCATATCCATAAAAACAACGTCCCCTTTTACGCGTTGCGCATAATGATCGTCTCGAGCGTATTCGCGACATCTTCACAGCTGTCAGCAATCTCTTCCAACATTTCGTAAAGCTCTTTGTATTGGATGAGCTTAATCGGGTCTTTTTGCGTCACAAACAAGTTTTTGATCGAAGCGCGCAAAATTTCGTCGCATTTCGTTTCGTAATCCTTGATTTTAATGGCGTGCTGGCGCATGTCAAGCAACTTTTTGTGCGACAGCAGTTCGAGCGCATGAACGATTTCGATCGTGCTTTGGTAAATATAGTCGAAGAACTTCACCATATGTTCGTCAATGTCCGTGAATGAGAACATTTCAAACCGGGCGGAGCATTGTTCAAGCCCGTCAAGCACATCATCCATTTTCATCGCCAGCTGATGGATGTCCTCCCGTTCAATCGGCGTAATGAACGTTTTGTTCAATTGGACGACAAGCTCATGG is a window from the Geobacillus stearothermophilus ATCC 12980 genome containing:
- a CDS encoding biotin transporter BioY, whose translation is MERRTSLRPIDMTLAAMFVALMAIGANITSWAPFLVVGGVPITLQTFFCVLAGAVLGRRLGAVAMIVYMLVGLAGVPVFAKFNGGLSMIFQPTFGFILSFIVAAYATGWVINRGPQPASKARFVTAALVGMVINYVIGTNWMYMAYKLWAEAPEGLSYGMVWGWMLAPLPKDILLSIVAGLIAPRICRAIGRSSAADRSAA
- a CDS encoding inorganic phosphate transporter, whose amino-acid sequence is MDMILVLTIFIVVFALAFDFINGFHDTANAIATSVSTRALTPRQAIILAATMNFIGALTFTGVAKTITKDIVDPFTLENGSLVILAALVAAIAWNLITWYYGIPSSSSHALIGSVAGAAISAAGWDVIHYQGFLKILESLIISPFLAMGVGFVIMSLFRFLFKDANLTRTTKGFRLFQVVTAALQAYTHGTNDAQKTMGIITMALIAAEMHHSDVVPEWVRISAALAMGLGTAVGGWKIIKTVGGKIMKIRPVNGAAADLSSALVIFSATLLHLPVSTTHVISSAIMGVGAAQRVKGVKWGVARRIVLTWIITLPVSALIAGFVYQVLRLFF
- a CDS encoding DUF47 domain-containing protein codes for the protein MIFSPKKDVFFDMLFKISENVKEAAQYFVEYKIRGVSDLKEFARVMKEYERKGDSFIHELVVQLNKTFITPIEREDIHQLAMKMDDVLDGLEQCSARFEMFSFTDIDEHMVKFFDYIYQSTIEIVHALELLSHKKLLDMRQHAIKIKDYETKCDEILRASIKNLFVTQKDPIKLIQYKELYEMLEEIADSCEDVANTLETIIMRNA